From Camelina sativa cultivar DH55 chromosome 20, Cs, whole genome shotgun sequence, the proteins below share one genomic window:
- the LOC104768281 gene encoding protein LURP-one-related 15, with the protein MEQPYAYAYPQGTGPSAPPPPGPQAGVIVDPRYCAPYPVDLTIVRKMMSLTDGNFAITDVNGNLLFKVKEPVFGLHDKRILLDASGTPVVTLREKMVSMHDRWQVFRGGSTEQRDLLYTVKRSSMLQLKTKLDVFLGHNKDEKRCDYRVKGSWLERSCVVYAGESDAIVAQMHRKHTVQSVFLGKDNFSVTVYPNVDYAFIASLVVILDDVNREDRAA; encoded by the exons atGGAGCAGCCTTATGCGTACGCTTACCCACAAGGCACGGGCCCTTCGGCTCCTCCTCCGCCAGGACCACAAGCCGGAGTGATAGTGGATCCGAGGTACTGCGCGCCTTACCCTGTAGATCTGACCATCGTACGGAAGATGATGTCGTTAACGGACGGTAACTTCGCTATAACGGACGTTAACGGGAACCTGTTGTTCAAGGTGAAGGAACCTGTCTTTGGTCTTCACGACAAGAGGATCTTGCTCGATGCTTCTGGAACTCCGGTCGTGACTTTGAGAGAGAAG ATGGTGAGCATGCATGATAGGTGGCAAGTGTTTAGAGGAGGGAGTACGGAGCAGCGTGATCTACTGTACACGGTGAAAAGATCGTCGATGCTTCAGCTAAAGACCAAACTAGATGTGTTTTTGGGACACAACAAGGATGAGAAGAGGTGTGATTACAGAGTCAAAGGGAGTTGGCTGGAGCGTTCTTGTGTTGTTTACGCCGGCGAATCTGACGCCATTGTTGCCCAA ATGCACAGGAAGCACACGGTGCAGAGCGTATTCTTGGGAAAAGACAATTTCTCGGTGACTGTTTATCCAAATGTTGATTATGCCTTCATTGCCTCTCTCGTTGTCATTCTCGATGACGTTAACCGTGAAGACCGAGCCGCCTGA